In Polyangiaceae bacterium, the genomic window CTCGGCTTCGGCGCGGAGCCTCGGCGGGATGTTGGCCAGCATGCTCTCCGCGCTCACCGGCGCCGTGCGGGCGGGCTTGGGCAGCGCGTTGGCGAGCCTGAGCGCGCGGATGACCGCCTCGGGGTTGGCGCCGATGGGGCAGATCGAGATCTCGAACAGCTCGGGGGAACGGAGCCGAACGATCTCGCGGCCGTCGCGTGTCTCGGCAACGCGCCCGCGTGGGCGGAAGCCAACCGAGACGCCTCGGATCGTCTTCTCGCGAACGCCCTGATAGACCTTCTCGGCCATCGGGTTCGCTGCGGCTGACGCGAAGCGGATCGTGGCCTCGAGCTGCCCGCCGACCACGGCGACGTCGGAGGCGTGACCGATCGGGAGCGTGTCCTCGGCCTTGAGCGGCCCGAGCAGGCCAACCGCGTTGTGGGCGTACAGGACGACCGGGTTCTTGCGGTACCGATCGAGGTTCCAGTCTTGATCCACGATCTCGTCGTAGGAATCGATCGCCGCGGTCGATGCGACCACGCGCACGCTGCGATCTGCGGCGTCGCTGGCGCGCTCGAGTAGGTGGGTGCGGTGCAGTAGTGTCGTCATGGTGCGTGTCCTTGCTGGGGTGATCTGTCAGAAGCTCGAGCCGTCCCAAGGGCTGCCCGTGCTTCGGGTGTTCGATGGCGCCGCGAGCTCATCGCCGGCGGTTGCGCCGAAGAGGCCGCCGAACGGGACCGCGTGCGAGCGTGCATCGCCGCCGGAAGGCTGGGGCGGGATCGGCATCGCCTTGCCGAGCACGACCGCATCGAAGGCGGCGGCCAGCGCGTCGACCTGGTCGTCGTGGCGATCCTTGACGCCGGTGAAGCCGCAGAGCTCCGACACGAACGCGTCGAGCCAGGGCGCCGAGCGGGGGAGCAGGATCTTGCCGGTGTTCCAGGCCGCCGCGACGGGGATCGCTCGGCTGAACTTGTCGAGCTTCGCCACGTGGCCCTCGACGTGAATGCCGCCGTCGCGAACGAACTCCACGCCGCCCATCTCCGTTGCCGCCGCATAGGCCGCCGCGCGCGCGCCCGGGTGCGTCGTGACCAGGTTCCGCACGCGGTCTCGGAAGTCGCGAGGCTCCTCATGCACGCGCACAACGTCGAGCACGTGGTAGAGGCCCTCGGCGCGACCGAGCACGACGGCCACGGAGAAGTCCGCGCTGGTGCGGGTGGAGTAGGCGAAGTCGAGGCCGATTGAGATGGCGTCGAACTTCTTCGGCAGCTCGTCGGAGAACGCAACGTCACCGAAGACGCGCGAGCCACGGCCGCGGGGGTTGCCCATGTAGAGCGACTGCCACTCGTAGCCGTCCTCGCCCCCGAGGGTCTCGCGGATCTCGAGCAAGCGCTTGAGCGGCCAGCGCTCGGGCCAGAGCGACTCACCCTCGGGCGTGATGGCCGTCAGGTTGATGACCTCGAAGCCGAGACCGATGGCCACGCCGGCCGGGTCCTCGGGATGCCAGCGCGTCATGTTCACGATGACGGAGCCGTTCGGCTCGAGCCGCGTCAGGGCATCCGAGAGCAGCCAGCCCCGCGCACGCTCCCGCATCGTCGCTGACTCGGCCTCGGCTCGGCCCTTGGTCAAGTCGTCACACACCAGGACGTGAGCACCCTCGCTCGTGATGGCGCCCTCGATGCTCGTGGCGAACATGCCGCCATCGTCTTCGGTCGTGCGCCAGTCCGCGCGGGCCTTGGCATCGTCCGCGAGCTCCACGCCGGCCCGACGCGCCAGCTCCCGGGCCCGCCGGGACTTCTTCTCGGCGACCCGTTGGCCGTAGCTCGCATAGATGACCTGCAGCGTGGGGTCTTGGGCGAGCAGCCACGCCGAGCCGTGCAACAGGAGCTCGCTCTTGCCGAACCGGGGCGGGACCGAGACGACCACCTGCACTTGCTCGCCGCGGGCGATGCGCTGGAACACGTCGGCGATGGCGCCCAGGTGCCGAGGCGACCGGAAGCGCGGCGAGACCTCGGGCACGAAGTCCAAGAGCGGGATGAAGGCCTCGGTCACGGCTTGGACTCCTCGGGCTTCGGTCGGAGCCAGCGGCGAACGTTGCGCCTGGTCGTCGACCGGGCCGCCGCCTCCCGGCTCGCGAGCTCCCACGCGTCACGCTCGGCCTGGCGGGCGCTGGCGAGGAGCCCGGCGGCGATGCGGCTCAGCTCGGGGTTCGCGTCGGCTCGAGCTCGAGCGGACAGGTAGCGCGCGTCGGCGCGAAGGTCGGCAGCGTCGACGATGAGCATGCACACGCCGGCCGACAGGTCTCCGCCGTGCAGCTCGGTCAGCTCTCGGATGCGGTGCGCAGCGGCCCTCTTGGCCCACGTGCGGGCCGCGCGCCACTCGGGGGCGGCCTTGGCGTCGAGCCCAGCCAAAGCGCCGCCTGGGCCCGCCTTGGCGCGCGCAAGCCGCCCCCAGCGGTTGCCGGGCACGAAGCGGCCCGCCGCGTCTCGGTCCTGTCGGGCGGGGTCGGAGCCCGTAGCGGGCGGGAGCTCGTCGGCCGGCGTCGTTTCGAGCACGGTGAGCCTGCCGGCGGCAGCGGCGGCACCATGGGCGCTGCGCCAGGTCACGAGGCACCTCCCAGGGCGGGGCGGGTCAAGTCCGCGAAGTGATCGACGGCGGGGGCGGTCGTGGGGCGATGGGTGAGACGAAAGGCGAGATCTGCGGCAATCTGGCTCGACCGCCCAATCCTGGAAGTCCGATGCACCGCGATCGGCGCGCTGGCCACCTCGGCGTGCCGGCATCGAGCAGCGTCCGACACGAGCTCGACGGCGCCTCGCGCGCGCATGCACGCGCCTTGACCCGCGGGAGACCTGCCGGCGGCGCCCAGGGCGCGGCGGAGGCTCCCCAGGAACTTCCGGGGAATGATGCCCGGGAGGTTTCGGCGACCCTGTCGCGACACCCTCACCCATCTCGAACGTGTGCAGTGTGAATGTGTCGCTACCCCATAGGTAGCGCGACACACACACACGCGGGGGTGTCGGACACCGTGTCGGACACCAGCGACAGCCTCACGCATCGGAGCCTCCATCGACCCTCTCGAGTCGCTGCAATCGTCGCCCTCGTTCGCCCCGGCTCTCGACCAGTCGGACGCCCTTGTGTCCGGCCGCGAGAGCTACCCGGGCGGCGCCCAGTCGTTCGGGCCCCCAGCCGTGTCCGGCGGCCTTGAGCTCGGCCCGGAGCGCCAGCTCGCCCAACCCCTCGGGGTGGCGCACGAGCACGGCGGCGAGCGTCTCGGCGTCCCTGAGCACGTCAGCCCGGACCGCGGCGCGGCGCTGCTCTCGGCGGTCGTTTGCCGTCGCCGGATCGGCGTCCGGGTCGCTGCACTCCTTCACGGTGTGTCGGTCGCGGTCGAGCCTGAGCCAGAATTCGCCCCGGTCGGCCCGGCGGTTCTTGGCCACTCGCACGTGAATCACCTCGGGCTCGTCCTTCGGGGTTCGGAGCATCAGGAGCGTCTGCGCCCCGAATTCGATGGCCCTCGACTCGGCGCCGGCGGCCAGGTCGTTCGTGGTGTCGGCGGCGTCCTCGCTCCGGTAGCTCCCGCGGTTTGCCTCGCTGGTCGCGACCACGAGTAGCCTGTGGTGGGAAACGGCCCAGCGAATCGCGCGCACGTTGCCCTCGACCATCTCGCGCGGCGTCTTGGCCGTGACGGCCGCCGACGACATTGCGGCCTGCATCGAGTCGACCATCAACATGCCTCGCCGCCGCTCCTCCTCGCACCAGCGCGCCAGGTCCGATGCGGCCGACTCGATCGTGTGGGTGGCGTCGTAGAAGCGCACGCGGAGCCCGGACAAGGCGGCCTCGACGTCCTCGAGCACTTCGGGATCTCGGAGCTCGAGCTGGGCGACCGTGAACCCTGCGATCTGGGCAAGCCTGACCGTGAGGTCCTCGGGCTCTTCGTCGACGGCGAGAATGCCGACGCAGAGACCCGAGTCCGCGGCGCTCCGCGCCAACGTGTCGGCGGCGATGGTCCCGACCGCCGTCTTGCCCGCGCTGGGAGCGCCCACGATGACGACACGCCACGGGACCGGCAGCCCGCCCCGGCACAGCGCATCGAGCGGCGCTATCCCGGTGGGCACGCGGAGCAAGGGGCCTTCGGTGCGCCAGGTCGCGACGATGCTCGAGGGCGTCAGCGGTGGTCGCACGGGTCGCGGCGCCTGCTCGCTCTCGGGCGGCGGTGCGTCGGGGGCGTCCGCGTCGGTCGGGTTCCAGTCGTCGTCCATCGGCGGGGGAGCCTCCGCTCCGTTGC contains:
- the terL gene encoding phage terminase large subunit — translated: MTEAFIPLLDFVPEVSPRFRSPRHLGAIADVFQRIARGEQVQVVVSVPPRFGKSELLLHGSAWLLAQDPTLQVIYASYGQRVAEKKSRRARELARRAGVELADDAKARADWRTTEDDGGMFATSIEGAITSEGAHVLVCDDLTKGRAEAESATMRERARGWLLSDALTRLEPNGSVIVNMTRWHPEDPAGVAIGLGFEVINLTAITPEGESLWPERWPLKRLLEIRETLGGEDGYEWQSLYMGNPRGRGSRVFGDVAFSDELPKKFDAISIGLDFAYSTRTSADFSVAVVLGRAEGLYHVLDVVRVHEEPRDFRDRVRNLVTTHPGARAAAYAAATEMGGVEFVRDGGIHVEGHVAKLDKFSRAIPVAAAWNTGKILLPRSAPWLDAFVSELCGFTGVKDRHDDQVDALAAAFDAVVLGKAMPIPPQPSGGDARSHAVPFGGLFGATAGDELAAPSNTRSTGSPWDGSSF
- a CDS encoding HK97 family phage prohead protease, whose protein sequence is MTTLLHRTHLLERASDAADRSVRVVASTAAIDSYDEIVDQDWNLDRYRKNPVVLYAHNAVGLLGPLKAEDTLPIGHASDVAVVGGQLEATIRFASAAANPMAEKVYQGVREKTIRGVSVGFRPRGRVAETRDGREIVRLRSPELFEISICPIGANPEAVIRALRLANALPKPARTAPVSAESMLANIPPRLRAEAESILRREQPEAFAECSHEFTMGECPTWGCSHHHMTAERRAHAAELRRGWTPKPSTPAPAPERERELSLLELCAEPLPEPDADVLAVLSAGCSPAPAEPQEMRRAHEPDGLAALALEDIDAPTEPDAAPADLADMANDGDVIPPTPIDDTDIPDDAA